Proteins from a single region of Catenulispora acidiphila DSM 44928:
- a CDS encoding beta-glucosidase family protein, with the protein MDAKALAGLVGRLTLEEKVALLTGEDFWSLRAVPEIGLRKISLSDGPAGVRGTTWDERDPSLLFPNPTALAATWDPGQVRRAGVLMGAQARDKSVAWHLAPNVNLHRSPLGGRHFECYSEDPVLTATVAAAFVDGVQSAGVASTVKHFIGNESETERMTYDAEIDETTLREVYLPPFEAAVRAGAWSVMAAYNSVDGVTMTDNEALIAGVLKDGYGFDGVVVSDWFATRSAAASANAGLDVVMPGPGPQGPWGEALVAAVGKGEVAESVIDDKVLRLLRLADRTGSLDGSDPLPAVSTPDDAAAQLRDIAARAMVVLRNEAFAGEPLLPLNPHSVSRVAVIGPNAKHLTAQGGGSAHVNPAYVISPLTGLTEAFGPTVTVEYAEGVVTQRLLPPLTPETATDPDTGQPGMRVDFIDPAGDVLGSEVRQTSRFVFMGGLPVRTAGIRVRADVVLGEAGNHQFSVSGIGVFRLVIGDNAPMKITLSPTAGADLTEGLVRPPEHRVEIEMDPGTVRLETVVQVDPDLPVAMFGLHHGRPEPGEEELFAAAVAAAHAADVAIVVVGTTDEVESEGSDRTDLRLPGRQDELVAAVAQANPRTIVVVNAGAPVEMPWRALTPAVLWAWFPGQEGGHAVADAVTGAVEPGGRLPTTFPKTAADAPVLSTRPVDGKIVYAEGAMFGYRGYEKAEIVPAYPFGHGLGYTTWEYEDMTAAPTPAGDIELAVRVRNTGGRIGREVVQVYLAGEGDCPQRLIGFGSTFAAPNEIATVPITIPARVLARWDAEQGRWYVRGGVRELIAARSAWDARLRTRVEVAGS; encoded by the coding sequence ATGGATGCCAAGGCGCTGGCCGGCCTCGTCGGACGCCTCACGCTCGAGGAGAAGGTCGCGCTGCTGACCGGCGAGGACTTTTGGTCGCTGCGCGCCGTCCCGGAGATCGGGCTGCGCAAGATCTCGCTGTCGGACGGGCCCGCAGGCGTGCGCGGCACGACCTGGGACGAGCGCGATCCCTCACTGCTGTTCCCGAACCCGACGGCGCTGGCCGCTACCTGGGACCCCGGACAGGTGCGGCGTGCCGGGGTGCTGATGGGAGCGCAGGCGCGGGACAAGAGTGTCGCCTGGCACTTGGCGCCGAACGTCAACTTGCACCGCAGTCCCTTGGGTGGACGGCATTTCGAGTGCTATTCGGAGGACCCGGTGCTGACCGCGACGGTCGCCGCGGCGTTCGTCGACGGAGTGCAGAGCGCGGGCGTCGCCTCGACCGTCAAGCACTTCATCGGCAACGAATCCGAGACCGAGCGCATGACCTACGACGCCGAGATCGATGAGACGACGCTGCGCGAGGTGTACCTGCCGCCGTTCGAGGCCGCGGTGCGCGCCGGCGCGTGGTCGGTGATGGCGGCGTACAACTCCGTGGACGGCGTAACCATGACCGACAACGAGGCGCTGATCGCCGGGGTGCTCAAGGACGGCTACGGGTTCGACGGCGTGGTCGTGTCCGACTGGTTCGCCACGCGGTCGGCGGCGGCTTCGGCGAACGCCGGGTTGGACGTGGTGATGCCCGGTCCTGGTCCGCAGGGACCGTGGGGCGAGGCGCTGGTGGCGGCCGTGGGCAAGGGCGAGGTCGCTGAATCAGTGATCGATGACAAGGTGCTGCGACTCCTGCGGCTGGCCGATCGCACGGGATCCCTGGACGGCTCCGATCCGCTGCCCGCGGTGAGCACGCCGGACGACGCCGCCGCGCAGCTTCGCGACATTGCGGCGCGCGCCATGGTGGTGTTGCGCAACGAGGCCTTCGCCGGCGAGCCGTTGCTGCCGCTGAATCCGCATTCGGTCTCGCGGGTGGCGGTCATCGGGCCGAACGCCAAGCATCTGACGGCTCAGGGCGGCGGCTCGGCTCATGTGAACCCGGCTTACGTCATCAGCCCTCTGACAGGGCTGACCGAGGCGTTCGGGCCGACGGTGACCGTCGAGTACGCCGAAGGCGTGGTCACGCAGCGTCTGCTGCCGCCGCTCACGCCGGAGACCGCGACCGATCCCGACACCGGGCAGCCGGGGATGCGCGTGGACTTCATCGATCCGGCGGGCGACGTGCTGGGCAGCGAGGTGCGGCAGACGTCGCGGTTCGTGTTCATGGGCGGGCTGCCGGTCAGGACCGCCGGGATCCGGGTGCGCGCGGACGTCGTCCTCGGCGAGGCGGGCAACCATCAGTTCTCGGTGTCCGGGATCGGCGTGTTCCGGCTGGTGATCGGCGACAACGCGCCGATGAAGATCACGCTGTCCCCGACTGCGGGCGCCGACCTGACCGAGGGGCTGGTCAGGCCGCCGGAGCACCGGGTCGAGATCGAGATGGACCCCGGGACCGTGCGGCTGGAGACGGTCGTGCAGGTCGATCCGGACCTGCCGGTCGCGATGTTCGGACTGCACCACGGGAGGCCGGAACCCGGCGAGGAGGAGCTGTTCGCCGCGGCGGTCGCGGCGGCGCACGCCGCCGACGTGGCGATCGTGGTGGTCGGTACGACCGATGAGGTGGAGAGCGAGGGGTCGGACCGGACCGACCTGAGGCTGCCGGGGCGGCAGGACGAGCTGGTCGCGGCGGTGGCGCAGGCCAACCCGCGCACGATCGTGGTGGTGAACGCCGGGGCGCCGGTGGAGATGCCCTGGCGCGCGCTGACACCGGCGGTGCTGTGGGCGTGGTTCCCGGGGCAGGAGGGTGGGCACGCCGTCGCCGACGCGGTGACCGGCGCGGTCGAGCCCGGCGGGCGGCTGCCCACGACGTTCCCGAAGACCGCCGCCGACGCACCGGTGTTGTCCACGCGGCCGGTGGACGGGAAGATCGTCTACGCCGAGGGGGCGATGTTCGGGTACCGGGGGTATGAGAAGGCTGAGATCGTCCCGGCGTACCCCTTCGGCCACGGCTTGGGCTACACCACCTGGGAGTACGAGGACATGACGGCCGCGCCTACCCCAGCCGGCGACATCGAGCTGGCGGTGCGGGTACGCAACACCGGCGGGCGGATCGGGCGCGAGGTGGTGCAGGTCTATCTGGCCGGCGAGGGCGATTGCCCGCAGCGGCTGATCGGTTTCGGCTCGACGTTCGCCGCGCCTAACGAGATCGCGACCGTGCCGATTACCATCCCGGCACGCGTGCTGGCGCGCTGGGACGCGGAGCAGGGGCGGTGGTACGTGCGCGGGGGAGTGCGGGAGCTGATCGCGGCGCGGTCGGCGTGGGACGCGCGGCTGCGGACGCGGGTGGAGGTGGCGGGTTCTTAG
- a CDS encoding sigma-70 family RNA polymerase sigma factor, whose product MPVPGEQQHPPTDAELIAMVRAGDRRAYGPLYERHRRAALRVARHLARDEAAADDLAAEAFTRVLAAIDRGNGPDEAFRAYLYTTLRRTAFDWAESEKRLRLVENIAELEVTAAPVTGADRDPLDEAFDRQITSRAFHSLPERWQIVLWHLEVEGESPVEVAPLLNLSPSAVSALAYRAREGLRQAFLQEHLAETVNDRCRPFAQRLAAFVRGKLGTRDTAKVERHLDTCADCTGLYLELLKFNESLPEVLSPLVFGSAAAAKIIAGVAVGAAAGAGLMATSAGTTATVVGGGTAAGAAADGTAKAGALLARWLMQLRKARTQAITMAAVAVVACAILAWGMSGGTGAPPLETPPSSAPAVALPAPTRVASTKPTPKPAPPAPKPTNPPVVKPTPVRYSSIVKPPAPRPRPTPPKPKPTPAPTPTPVPSPTQPARTPTTPPPPPPSSSPTPTPPAPTHSTEEPTICELAWQAIKDPTPENIGLILAARWDPFCVPVPWVPWLQWPPAHGTHQVGQHGAHTERSEKVHYADW is encoded by the coding sequence GTGCCCGTCCCCGGGGAGCAGCAGCACCCACCGACCGACGCCGAGCTGATCGCCATGGTGCGGGCCGGCGACCGGCGCGCGTACGGGCCGCTGTACGAGCGGCACCGACGCGCGGCGCTGCGCGTGGCGCGCCATCTGGCGCGGGACGAGGCCGCCGCGGACGACCTGGCCGCCGAGGCGTTCACCCGGGTGCTGGCGGCGATCGACCGCGGGAACGGACCGGACGAGGCGTTCCGCGCCTACCTCTACACGACGCTGCGGCGCACGGCCTTCGACTGGGCCGAGTCGGAAAAACGCCTGCGGCTGGTGGAGAACATCGCCGAGCTGGAGGTGACGGCGGCGCCGGTGACCGGCGCGGACCGGGACCCGCTGGACGAGGCCTTCGACCGCCAGATCACCTCCCGCGCCTTCCACTCGCTGCCGGAGCGCTGGCAGATCGTGCTGTGGCATCTGGAGGTCGAGGGCGAGTCGCCGGTGGAGGTGGCGCCGCTGTTGAACCTGTCGCCGTCGGCGGTCTCGGCGCTGGCGTACCGGGCCCGCGAGGGCTTACGCCAGGCGTTCCTCCAGGAGCACTTAGCCGAGACCGTGAACGACCGCTGCCGGCCGTTCGCGCAGCGGCTGGCGGCGTTCGTCCGCGGCAAGCTCGGGACGCGCGACACGGCGAAGGTCGAGCGCCACCTGGATACGTGTGCTGATTGCACAGGGCTCTACCTGGAACTGCTGAAGTTCAACGAGTCCCTGCCGGAGGTCCTCTCGCCTCTAGTATTCGGATCCGCCGCCGCGGCGAAGATCATCGCCGGGGTGGCGGTGGGCGCCGCGGCCGGCGCCGGTCTGATGGCGACGTCGGCGGGCACCACCGCGACGGTCGTCGGCGGCGGCACCGCGGCGGGTGCTGCGGCCGACGGGACGGCGAAGGCCGGCGCACTGCTCGCGCGCTGGCTGATGCAGCTGCGCAAGGCACGGACCCAGGCGATCACGATGGCGGCGGTCGCGGTGGTGGCGTGCGCGATCCTGGCGTGGGGCATGTCGGGCGGGACGGGAGCGCCGCCGCTGGAAACGCCGCCGTCCAGCGCACCGGCGGTCGCGCTGCCCGCGCCGACGCGCGTCGCCAGCACCAAGCCGACACCGAAGCCCGCACCGCCGGCTCCGAAGCCCACGAACCCGCCCGTAGTGAAGCCGACGCCGGTGCGCTACAGCTCGATCGTGAAGCCGCCCGCGCCCCGGCCGCGTCCCACGCCGCCCAAGCCGAAGCCGACACCGGCGCCGACGCCCACACCGGTCCCGAGCCCGACCCAGCCGGCACGGACGCCGACCACGCCGCCCCCTCCGCCGCCGTCGAGCTCACCGACGCCCACACCCCCGGCGCCGACGCACTCCACCGAGGAGCCGACGATCTGCGAACTGGCGTGGCAGGCGATAAAGGATCCGACGCCGGAGAACATCGGGCTGATCCTCGCGGCGCGGTGGGACCCGTTCTGCGTGCCGGTGCCGTGGGTGCCCTGGCTGCAATGGCCGCCGGCGCACGGCACGCATCAGGTCGGACAACACGGCGCGCACACCGAACGAAGCGAGAAGGTGCACTACGCGGATTGGTAG